The following are encoded together in the Desulfitobacterium chlororespirans DSM 11544 genome:
- a CDS encoding aryl-sulfate sulfotransferase, with protein sequence MNSIKNEQMPHIIHRQKELEEAFLAEFSAGHYTLENPLVKLNPYDICPLTAMVLFETPVATEATIIIRGKEHPGDIRHTFPAHKKHILPVYGLYADYENKVEIVLANGQKNTITLKTEPLHPDVPVATSIKTTPEYMGNNLMFLTAAMKAMPVGYDYAGEVRWYATKNFAFDLKRMANGHILIGTERLVKLPYFTTGLYEMAFSGKIFKEYRLSGGYHHDQFVMEDGNILVLTFDFYSGTVEDMCVLLDAKTGEILKSWDYKKVLPQNVAGSGSQDAHDWFHNNAVWYDKKTNSLCFSGRHQDVVINIDYDTGELNWVIGDPEGWPQDMVDNYFFTPVGEGEFDWQYEQHACVVLPDGDIMLFDNGHFRAKNKENYLPNGRNFSRGVRYRIDTEKMTIEQVWQYGKERGAEFFSPYICNVEYYNEGHYLVHSGGIGYENGATCEGMAVMKVLQPEFKDSVFTFNSITCELKDDVLMYELQVPANCYRAEKLPLYYAHETAELGAGEILGNLVETQETKMKIKAVETGERVPDHYEASITEEEDRVLLNAIFEAGEMAQLLLVDGDGGVKRYPVNTVPQAFQAMCVGTFQKADPRNIDVYINKTGLSGKYQVKLIAEEKLYETGVSITA encoded by the coding sequence ATGAATTCGATCAAAAATGAGCAGATGCCCCATATTATCCATAGACAAAAGGAGCTGGAAGAAGCTTTTCTGGCTGAATTTTCAGCCGGTCACTATACACTGGAGAATCCACTGGTTAAACTCAACCCTTATGATATTTGCCCCTTAACGGCCATGGTCTTATTTGAAACACCGGTAGCCACCGAGGCAACCATAATCATTCGTGGCAAAGAGCACCCTGGAGATATCCGGCATACCTTCCCCGCCCATAAAAAACATATTCTGCCGGTTTATGGTCTCTATGCGGATTATGAAAATAAGGTTGAAATCGTCTTGGCTAATGGGCAAAAGAACACAATAACCCTTAAGACCGAGCCTCTTCATCCCGATGTCCCGGTAGCCACCTCGATTAAGACCACCCCTGAATACATGGGCAACAACCTGATGTTTCTGACGGCAGCGATGAAAGCTATGCCTGTAGGTTATGACTATGCCGGAGAAGTTCGCTGGTATGCCACAAAGAACTTTGCCTTTGATCTCAAGCGCATGGCAAATGGTCATATTCTCATTGGCACGGAGCGTTTAGTAAAATTGCCTTATTTTACCACAGGTCTTTATGAAATGGCCTTTAGTGGGAAGATATTCAAAGAATACCGTCTATCCGGCGGATACCACCATGATCAATTTGTCATGGAAGATGGCAATATTCTGGTGCTTACCTTTGATTTCTACTCAGGTACGGTTGAAGATATGTGCGTGCTCCTGGATGCCAAAACGGGAGAAATTCTCAAGTCATGGGATTATAAAAAGGTCCTGCCCCAGAATGTAGCCGGTTCCGGAAGCCAGGATGCCCACGATTGGTTTCATAATAACGCCGTTTGGTATGATAAGAAGACCAACAGCTTATGCTTCTCCGGTCGCCACCAGGATGTGGTGATCAACATTGACTATGATACAGGTGAGTTAAACTGGGTCATTGGGGATCCTGAGGGGTGGCCCCAGGACATGGTGGACAACTATTTCTTTACCCCGGTTGGGGAAGGGGAATTTGACTGGCAGTATGAGCAGCATGCTTGTGTGGTTTTACCTGATGGGGATATCATGCTTTTCGATAACGGCCACTTCAGAGCGAAGAATAAAGAAAACTACTTGCCGAACGGCCGGAATTTCAGCCGTGGTGTGAGGTACCGTATTGATACCGAAAAAATGACCATAGAACAAGTATGGCAATATGGAAAAGAGCGGGGCGCTGAGTTCTTCTCTCCCTACATTTGCAATGTGGAGTATTACAATGAAGGCCATTACCTGGTTCACTCCGGCGGAATCGGCTATGAAAACGGTGCAACCTGCGAAGGTATGGCAGTTATGAAAGTCCTGCAACCGGAGTTTAAGGATAGTGTGTTTACCTTCAATTCCATTACCTGCGAGCTTAAAGATGATGTGCTTATGTATGAATTACAAGTACCGGCCAATTGTTACCGTGCTGAAAAATTGCCCCTCTACTATGCCCACGAAACGGCTGAATTGGGTGCGGGCGAAATACTGGGCAATTTAGTTGAGACCCAGGAGACAAAGATGAAGATCAAGGCTGTGGAGACAGGTGAGAGGGTGCCGGATCATTATGAAGCATCCATCACAGAAGAAGAGGATCGGGTTCTCCTTAACGCCATCTTCGAGGCCGGGGAAATGGCTCAGCTGCTTTTGGTGGACGGAGACGGCGGGGTAAAGAGATATCCTGTCAATACTGTGCCTCAGGCCTTCCAAGCCATGTGTGTAGGGACATTCCAGAAAGCTGACCCTCGCAACATCGATGTCTATATCAACAAGACCGGATTATCCGGAAAATATCAAGTAAAGCTTATCGCAGAAGAAAAACTCTATGAGACCGGAGTATCTATTACAGCTTAA
- a CDS encoding MFS transporter: protein MSLEINLDKGTPPAGGSKVKKLNNYFDGLPVSRQHMFLFIIIVLSYFFEQMDNNNFSFIAPALIQGGFVAQHQIATITSTYFLGMTLGGFLGGFISDAIGRRKTFLLAMLIFSSMSVLNGLTSNFAVFVFARAATGFGIFMMMVTSIAYISEMSPGESRGKWQNLTAAGGFMAMPAIGFISRAIIPTSPEAWRIIFYLGALGFISFILGFKYLKESPRWLVSKGRIAEAETVIEEISGFTIDLSEAAKHTPPKTNFIEQFTGMFKGKYLKRTLILLGFGIPINIASFATSVWTPTLLTMKGFTLEQSLTIGTAFMLGGPIGLFLMSPLADKGGRKIPMAVGVLAGAALTILFASLGNTYMVVMIVALMINAVGMGTGFIAMAYVPEHFPTKMRNTAVGTINACQRLGVSASQLVVPLIMAGFGFKVLYLVIAGLMTFGGLFILALGARTGGRPLEEID, encoded by the coding sequence ATGAGTTTAGAAATTAACCTTGATAAGGGAACTCCCCCTGCCGGTGGCTCAAAAGTAAAGAAACTTAATAATTATTTTGATGGACTGCCTGTATCCAGGCAACATATGTTCTTATTTATCATCATTGTTTTATCTTACTTTTTTGAGCAGATGGACAATAACAATTTCTCCTTTATTGCCCCAGCTCTGATCCAAGGGGGATTTGTTGCACAGCATCAAATTGCCACCATAACCTCCACTTACTTTTTAGGCATGACGCTGGGAGGATTTCTGGGTGGGTTTATTTCCGATGCCATCGGTCGCCGTAAAACCTTCTTATTGGCCATGTTGATCTTTTCTTCCATGTCTGTTTTAAATGGTTTGACCAGTAATTTTGCCGTCTTTGTCTTTGCCAGAGCGGCCACCGGATTCGGTATTTTCATGATGATGGTTACTTCCATTGCCTACATTTCAGAAATGTCTCCGGGAGAAAGTCGGGGAAAATGGCAGAACTTGACTGCTGCCGGAGGTTTCATGGCTATGCCGGCCATCGGATTTATCTCCAGAGCAATCATTCCTACAAGTCCGGAAGCTTGGCGGATTATTTTCTATCTGGGTGCGTTAGGCTTTATCAGCTTCATACTTGGTTTCAAATATCTTAAAGAATCGCCCCGTTGGCTGGTAAGCAAAGGGAGAATCGCTGAAGCGGAGACGGTTATTGAAGAAATCAGTGGTTTTACTATTGATTTGTCTGAAGCAGCCAAGCATACTCCTCCTAAGACAAACTTCATTGAACAGTTTACCGGGATGTTTAAAGGGAAGTATCTTAAACGCACGCTGATTTTGCTGGGTTTTGGTATTCCCATCAATATTGCCAGCTTTGCAACATCCGTCTGGACCCCAACCCTGCTCACCATGAAAGGATTTACTCTTGAACAAAGCTTAACGATTGGGACAGCCTTTATGCTGGGCGGCCCGATAGGGCTGTTCCTCATGTCACCCCTCGCCGACAAAGGCGGCCGGAAGATTCCGATGGCTGTCGGTGTTTTGGCCGGTGCAGCTTTGACTATTCTCTTTGCCAGCCTGGGTAACACCTATATGGTCGTGATGATTGTAGCCCTTATGATCAACGCAGTAGGAATGGGCACAGGATTTATCGCTATGGCTTATGTACCGGAGCATTTCCCGACTAAAATGCGCAACACCGCCGTAGGTACCATCAATGCCTGCCAGCGTCTTGGTGTATCAGCCTCCCAACTCGTTGTCCCCCTCATCATGGCAGGTTTTGGCTTTAAAGTCTTGTATCTGGTTATTGCCGGGTTGATGACCTTCGGAGGTCTGTTCATTCTTGCCCTGGGAGCACGTACGGGCGGAAGACCGTTGGAGGAAATTGATTAA
- a CDS encoding LysR family transcriptional regulator produces the protein MRIEQLDQIVKIYEHGSLSKAANALFISQPSLSISVSRLEEELGLKIFERSNIGVAPTEQGEAALELARNILTLSEKIKGMMDGRKVLIRNLQIAIPGAFANAIAPDLLMKFRELYPEVNLHIHEAPYYEIVENMDRGAYSIGVIPCGQEGKKDLLKQLNDVEIEWEIISGGQAKLMLFLSSKNPLADKERISFSDIRSMKMISYKENYIQTSRNLRCPLHKPIIVEDIELLKRLISADFGFSIFPEILSYNDLYMSSGMIKAIPMHELSEQWDIFILYSHHESLSFIERELLALVKELIRDNLISQIG, from the coding sequence ATGCGGATAGAACAACTTGATCAAATCGTAAAAATTTATGAACATGGCTCCCTTTCCAAGGCTGCCAATGCGCTTTTTATCAGCCAACCCTCATTAAGCATATCCGTCAGCCGGCTGGAGGAAGAATTGGGGCTGAAGATCTTTGAACGCAGTAATATAGGAGTGGCACCCACGGAACAAGGGGAAGCTGCCTTGGAGCTGGCAAGAAATATTCTGACCTTAAGCGAAAAGATCAAGGGCATGATGGACGGGAGAAAAGTCCTGATCCGTAATCTTCAGATTGCGATACCAGGAGCCTTTGCCAATGCCATAGCCCCCGATCTGCTGATGAAATTTCGTGAGCTCTATCCGGAGGTTAATCTGCATATCCATGAGGCTCCCTATTATGAAATCGTCGAAAACATGGATCGGGGAGCCTATTCCATAGGCGTTATACCCTGTGGTCAAGAGGGCAAAAAGGATTTACTCAAGCAGCTGAATGACGTGGAGATCGAATGGGAGATCATCTCCGGTGGTCAGGCCAAATTGATGCTTTTCTTAAGCAGTAAAAATCCTTTGGCAGATAAAGAGCGGATCAGCTTCTCCGATATTAGGTCCATGAAGATGATTTCCTATAAAGAAAACTATATCCAAACTTCGCGAAATTTAAGATGTCCTCTGCATAAGCCGATTATTGTTGAAGATATCGAATTGCTGAAAAGACTGATCAGCGCTGACTTCGGGTTTTCTATTTTTCCGGAGATTTTATCTTACAACGATTTATATATGAGCAGTGGAATGATTAAGGCCATACCCATGCATGAGTTAAGTGAGCAGTGGGATATCTTTATCTTATACTCTCATCACGAATCCTTGTCATTTATCGAAAGAGAATTGCTGGCATTAGTTAAAGAATTGATTCGGGATAACCTGATCAGCCAGATAGGATAA
- a CDS encoding LysR family transcriptional regulator, which yields MRIEQLQHIIEVNNKKSISEAAKTFFMGQPQLSHSMKNLEDELGYKLFRRNRGGLIPTCQGKEVVGLAREIINTIEELKSLASGEANLTGNLSLALAPGAFNSFAGLLLTRFNERYPNVNLMITEDIGIAIVDKVATGTCLMGVPVWTSNDDDTMRKLLDINDIAYEEITQDDLCLVLGKGHPLAAKESINLSDLEGMTFVDYCGRYRNLLRNCGIDTAKSEFLIVYNREVMKTIVAKNQAIAVFPRFFFHNDLFFEQELLSYRAIAKITDEVKMKMYLIYSRTEPLSHSAKQLKKMLSEVIAGNVS from the coding sequence ATGCGTATAGAGCAGCTTCAGCATATTATCGAAGTCAATAATAAGAAATCCATCTCGGAAGCGGCGAAAACATTCTTTATGGGCCAGCCTCAGCTTAGCCACTCTATGAAAAACCTGGAGGATGAGCTGGGCTATAAACTGTTCCGCCGCAACCGGGGAGGATTGATTCCGACCTGCCAGGGGAAAGAGGTTGTGGGTTTGGCCCGTGAAATTATCAATACTATTGAAGAACTCAAATCTCTGGCAAGTGGTGAAGCCAATCTGACCGGCAATCTCAGCCTGGCTCTTGCACCAGGGGCCTTTAACTCATTTGCCGGTCTTTTGCTCACTCGTTTCAATGAAAGATACCCTAATGTGAATCTAATGATTACCGAGGATATAGGTATTGCCATCGTGGATAAGGTGGCTACGGGAACATGTTTGATGGGGGTCCCGGTTTGGACCAGCAATGATGACGATACCATGCGCAAGCTTCTCGATATCAATGACATTGCTTATGAAGAAATTACTCAGGATGATTTATGTTTGGTTCTTGGCAAAGGGCATCCTTTGGCCGCTAAAGAGAGCATAAATTTGTCTGATTTAGAAGGAATGACCTTTGTAGATTATTGCGGCAGGTATCGCAATTTGCTGCGCAATTGCGGAATCGATACGGCGAAGAGTGAGTTCCTGATTGTCTATAACCGTGAGGTCATGAAAACAATCGTCGCCAAAAATCAGGCAATCGCCGTTTTTCCGCGTTTTTTCTTTCATAACGATTTGTTTTTTGAACAAGAATTACTAAGCTATCGGGCCATCGCAAAGATAACTGATGAAGTCAAAATGAAAATGTACCTTATCTATTCCAGAACCGAACCTTTGTCTCATTCTGCGAAGCAACTGAAGAAGATGCTTAGCGAGGTAATAGCCGGCAACGTTAGTTAA
- a CDS encoding HAMP domain-containing sensor histidine kinase, whose amino-acid sequence MNFDLRPGSISMKLWAAITALILAVLGGLGVTITLLFGDFYFQQTLDTLGKEVEEISHYLGEQPNWSQRLFAIDEIRLSSDTQMVVIDRYSEIIAIKGGNVAASFGTNDRIGWGDVSGEMSWLIRSLYPSDFLSRTDIAEVLAGKVITIKAIPRNKTGQAMLIAAAPLGNPSEAIVVLGTSPAPVQDSINAFRRMTLYVSLAAVVLATLVSLVFARQVTRPLALMQKGARQMANGDFQPITGVRSRDELGELADVLNSMGESLKNHMTWLSEERNLLLGIVEGISDGVIMLDGRGEILYTNEPAKALWQGSGSEEESSERKETLMAFLRGFMEDVEIDKKIHFNLDTQVLQVAMATTQFEDGKQGYVAVLRDITASLRAEKERRDFMASVTHELRTPLHLIQGYLEAIQDGVIAKEEQTEHIDLVLEEAKRLAKLVMELQELDRFESWKNFEKKEIDLAGFIQELGYRFQGRADELGIHLQMDNGTGVIHANRDRLLQVFINLIENAFRHTPEGKSVYIRIIDSEEHIQFNVEDQGEGIPPQALPHIFDRFYRVDKSRSRKEGGMGLGLSIVMLIVEAHNGEIKVESEVGKGATFKVILPK is encoded by the coding sequence TTGAATTTTGACCTGCGTCCGGGAAGCATAAGCATGAAATTATGGGCTGCTATAACCGCTTTAATTCTCGCGGTTTTGGGCGGATTAGGGGTAACCATCACCTTGCTTTTTGGTGACTTTTACTTCCAGCAAACTTTGGATACTTTGGGGAAAGAAGTGGAGGAAATATCCCATTACCTCGGAGAGCAGCCTAATTGGTCGCAGCGCTTATTTGCCATTGATGAAATTCGTCTGTCTTCGGATACGCAAATGGTTGTCATTGACCGTTACAGCGAGATTATCGCCATTAAGGGCGGGAATGTGGCGGCAAGCTTCGGAACCAATGATCGTATCGGTTGGGGTGATGTTTCTGGGGAAATGAGCTGGCTGATCCGCTCCTTATACCCTTCTGATTTCTTATCAAGGACGGATATTGCCGAGGTTCTGGCGGGGAAGGTGATAACGATTAAAGCGATCCCTAGGAATAAAACGGGACAAGCAATGCTCATTGCTGCAGCCCCGTTAGGCAATCCCAGCGAAGCCATTGTCGTTTTGGGAACGTCACCGGCCCCTGTTCAGGATAGTATTAATGCCTTTCGCCGGATGACTTTATATGTATCTCTGGCAGCTGTGGTTTTGGCTACTTTGGTAAGCTTGGTCTTTGCCAGACAAGTGACACGGCCCTTAGCCCTGATGCAGAAAGGTGCCAGACAAATGGCCAATGGAGACTTTCAGCCTATTACCGGAGTGAGAAGCCGGGATGAGTTAGGCGAACTTGCCGATGTCCTGAACTCCATGGGAGAAAGCCTTAAAAATCACATGACTTGGCTGTCTGAGGAAAGGAACCTTCTGCTGGGCATTGTCGAAGGAATCAGTGACGGCGTCATTATGCTGGATGGGAGAGGGGAGATTCTCTACACCAATGAACCGGCTAAAGCTCTTTGGCAGGGCTCGGGATCGGAGGAAGAGTCCTCAGAGCGTAAAGAAACTCTCATGGCCTTTTTACGGGGGTTCATGGAGGATGTTGAGATCGATAAAAAGATCCATTTCAATTTAGATACCCAAGTGCTTCAAGTGGCGATGGCGACAACCCAATTTGAAGACGGCAAGCAGGGCTATGTTGCCGTACTGCGGGATATTACCGCATCCTTAAGGGCAGAAAAAGAGCGGCGGGATTTTATGGCCAGTGTCACTCATGAATTACGCACCCCCCTTCACTTGATTCAAGGCTATTTGGAAGCTATCCAAGATGGAGTGATCGCTAAAGAGGAGCAGACGGAACACATCGATCTGGTACTGGAGGAAGCTAAGCGCTTAGCCAAATTGGTCATGGAACTCCAGGAGCTGGACCGTTTTGAGAGCTGGAAGAATTTTGAGAAAAAAGAAATTGATTTGGCCGGCTTTATTCAAGAATTGGGCTACCGTTTCCAGGGACGAGCCGATGAGTTAGGAATCCATTTGCAGATGGATAACGGTACAGGAGTTATTCATGCCAATCGGGATCGCTTGCTCCAAGTCTTTATCAATCTCATTGAAAATGCCTTCCGCCACACTCCTGAGGGCAAAAGTGTCTACATTAGGATCATTGACAGTGAAGAGCATATTCAATTTAATGTCGAGGATCAGGGAGAGGGGATTCCTCCTCAAGCCCTGCCCCATATTTTTGATCGATTTTATAGGGTGGATAAATCCCGCTCAAGGAAGGAAGGGGGTATGGGATTAGGCCTATCCATTGTCATGCTGATCGTCGAGGCTCATAACGGGGAGATTAAAGTCGAAAGTGAAGTAGGCAAGGGGGCAACCTTTAAGGTGATTCTACCCAAATAA
- a CDS encoding response regulator transcription factor — protein MNAILVIDDEERIRHLVRMYLEREGYEVDEAGNGREALEKFHKQDYALLIVDLMMPEIDGWKVCRDVRERSDIPIIMLTARGEEFDRVLGFELGADDYLVKPFSTKELVARVKALLRRSRGNTAISSSDLLFGPLKIEKDKHRVSIDDEQIPFTPREFELLYFLAKNPSRVFSREQLMETVWGYDFYGDARTVDTHVKKIREKLADPKVRSMLATVWGVGYKFDPEAASE, from the coding sequence ATGAATGCGATTTTAGTAATTGATGATGAAGAACGTATACGTCATTTGGTTCGCATGTATTTGGAACGGGAAGGCTATGAGGTGGACGAAGCAGGCAATGGGCGGGAAGCTCTGGAAAAGTTCCATAAACAGGACTATGCTCTGCTTATTGTCGATTTAATGATGCCTGAGATAGATGGGTGGAAGGTATGCCGGGATGTGAGAGAAAGATCCGATATCCCGATCATAATGCTCACAGCCCGGGGCGAAGAGTTTGATCGTGTGTTAGGTTTTGAATTGGGCGCAGATGATTATCTCGTGAAACCATTTAGTACCAAGGAGCTGGTAGCGCGTGTAAAAGCGCTTTTAAGGCGTTCCCGGGGGAATACGGCCATAAGTTCTTCAGACTTACTCTTCGGTCCCCTTAAAATTGAGAAGGATAAACATCGGGTGTCCATTGATGATGAACAAATTCCTTTTACGCCAAGGGAATTTGAGCTCCTTTACTTTTTAGCCAAAAATCCCAGCCGGGTGTTTTCCAGGGAACAGCTTATGGAAACCGTATGGGGCTATGATTTCTATGGCGATGCCCGCACGGTGGATACTCATGTCAAGAAGATCCGTGAAAAGCTGGCTGACCCTAAAGTAAGGAGCATGCTTGCTACTGTATGGGGAGTGGGCTATAAATTCGATCCCGAAGCAGCCAGTGAATAG
- a CDS encoding YraN family protein, with the protein MSEHRQALGKYGEELAVKHIRQAELSVLECNYRCPLGEMDIIAQEGETMVFIEVRTRSTGSRGWGEESITAKKRERLYRIATHYLKYRNYKEWPSLRFDLIAIRCQDQEGKQPDIIWIRGI; encoded by the coding sequence ATGAGTGAACATCGGCAAGCATTGGGAAAATATGGGGAGGAACTTGCTGTAAAGCACATCAGGCAGGCTGAACTTTCTGTTCTGGAATGCAATTATCGCTGTCCTTTAGGAGAAATGGATATCATTGCTCAAGAAGGAGAGACGATGGTATTTATTGAAGTCAGGACTCGTTCCACGGGAAGCCGGGGATGGGGAGAAGAAAGCATTACGGCTAAGAAGCGGGAGAGGCTTTATCGTATAGCCACTCATTATTTAAAGTACAGGAATTATAAAGAGTGGCCTTCTTTACGTTTTGATTTAATTGCTATACGTTGCCAGGACCAGGAAGGCAAGCAGCCGGATATCATCTGGATTCGCGGCATCTAG
- a CDS encoding NADH-quinone oxidoreductase subunit N, translated as MMSFELSLLSTEIIMAVLGLGLLAVGLILPRGSRQGMFPLTLFALLGTLAYAVYDFFYGGNAAFLQGMYMHDQFAGFFKILFLVAALLVVLSTKNYVAKFQAYRGEFYPLLLLAALGMMLMAGAGDLLTMYVGLELMTITFYILVAYHPNDPKSSEAGIKYLVLGAASSAVLLYGISLIYGLTGSTQMFAVAMSLGSEANTVTILATVMMLAGFGFKISLVPFHMWAPDIYEGAPAPITAFLATASKAAGFAALVRFYVLMMYNHSMAEAGLILLLVLAAITMIIGNLMAFPQKNIQRLMAYSGIAQAGYIIVGVIAVSIASSAAQGGLDPVNAFVDGIKGVLFYLMIYVFANLGAFAVITHVAQSQGSTEIKDYAGLAKRSPLAAAVLTLSVLSLAGIPPLAGFVGKFYLFSAVINQGHVWIAVIGFVMSMISVYYYLSIVKIMYLGDGEGLPEVPVHGAAKFGMVFSMIITVILGIYPTPLAQMALTAASSLVK; from the coding sequence ATGATGAGTTTCGAATTATCTTTACTCTCAACAGAAATCATTATGGCAGTCCTTGGCCTTGGCTTATTGGCAGTAGGTCTCATCCTTCCCCGCGGGTCAAGACAAGGCATGTTCCCTCTTACCTTATTCGCCCTTTTGGGAACCCTTGCTTATGCTGTCTATGATTTCTTCTATGGTGGAAATGCGGCATTCCTGCAAGGAATGTATATGCATGACCAATTTGCCGGCTTTTTTAAGATTCTTTTCCTCGTTGCGGCACTCCTGGTGGTGCTCTCCACGAAAAACTATGTGGCTAAGTTCCAGGCTTACCGCGGTGAGTTTTACCCCTTATTGCTCTTGGCCGCTTTGGGTATGATGCTGATGGCTGGTGCCGGGGATCTCCTCACGATGTATGTAGGCTTAGAGTTGATGACCATCACCTTCTATATTCTCGTCGCTTACCATCCCAATGATCCCAAATCCTCAGAGGCCGGCATTAAGTATTTGGTGCTGGGAGCCGCCTCTTCGGCAGTTCTGCTCTACGGTATCAGCCTGATCTATGGACTCACCGGCTCCACGCAGATGTTTGCTGTGGCCATGTCCTTAGGTTCTGAGGCGAATACGGTGACCATCCTGGCTACGGTGATGATGCTGGCAGGATTTGGCTTTAAAATCAGTTTGGTTCCTTTCCATATGTGGGCACCGGATATTTATGAAGGGGCTCCTGCTCCCATCACGGCTTTCTTGGCTACAGCCTCCAAAGCTGCCGGTTTTGCGGCCTTGGTCAGATTCTATGTCCTGATGATGTACAATCATTCCATGGCTGAAGCCGGGCTCATCCTGCTTCTGGTATTGGCCGCTATAACGATGATTATCGGTAACCTGATGGCTTTCCCGCAAAAGAATATCCAGCGCTTGATGGCTTATTCGGGGATTGCTCAGGCAGGCTACATCATCGTTGGTGTCATCGCAGTCTCCATTGCCAGCTCGGCTGCCCAAGGGGGGCTGGATCCGGTCAATGCTTTTGTGGATGGGATTAAAGGGGTATTGTTCTACCTGATGATTTATGTCTTTGCCAATCTGGGGGCCTTTGCGGTCATTACCCATGTGGCTCAAAGCCAGGGCAGCACTGAGATCAAGGATTACGCAGGTTTAGCGAAACGTTCTCCGCTGGCCGCCGCAGTTCTTACCTTATCCGTTCTTTCTTTGGCTGGGATTCCGCCCTTGGCAGGATTTGTAGGTAAATTCTACCTTTTCTCGGCAGTCATCAACCAAGGACATGTTTGGATAGCGGTGATAGGTTTTGTGATGAGTATGATTTCCGTCTATTACTATTTATCCATTGTTAAGATCATGTATCTGGGCGATGGGGAAGGATTACCTGAAGTGCCTGTTCATGGTGCGGCCAAATTTGGCATGGTATTCTCCATGATCATTACGGTTATCTTAGGTATTTACCCCACACCTTTGGCTCAAATGGCGCTTACCGCCGCTTCGAGCCTGGTAAAATAG